In one window of Drosophila innubila isolate TH190305 chromosome 2L unlocalized genomic scaffold, UK_Dinn_1.0 4_B_2L, whole genome shotgun sequence DNA:
- the LOC117781002 gene encoding FERM domain-containing protein 5 produces MFKSKNECNIVYKCTVRLLDDSDILECEFQPFHKGIYLVDHICRQLDIKEKDYFGLRYVDPGKQRHWLDLAKSILKQCKDIDPVLFSLRVKFYPADPFRLTGNGRIMLFQQLKRDLRHGRLYCSMGEAAALGALIVQEELGDYDEFIHIGDYVSSLDLALRQTENLEKKIIELHKKRKPDQDPSVAMDEFMGIARGLETYGIDPHPVKDHRGSLLYVGINHAGISTYVAGKRSQHFRWNEVHKINFEGKMFIAHLSFTDQSREPKKHTIGFKCPSGPACRYLWRCAIEQMLFFTLPNSQHAAVVSGGGFFSWGTKFRYTGRTEREILTESINALREQKMTYSNSSKRKASSVPATPSSPQGDLAHIRYSSLPRSTMSEPLGCSMAPNILIYGQDVGVNGSLQMPSLEPVCEEARLRSSNIDRLNHMGTDLSGYAFRDSIEHSSTESGLTASGYDVAGKPRGNHNDSKQHLYYSSKQYYALPNPALNSSSSVGISSGKHIGKFSRTHSNSKSGKNLRKFHLLHAFIPSVIFVIIAMAGTAILIMESELDIFERVRNSPEMLSLRYQYYQPLKEFVLEKLGRKV; encoded by the exons atgttcaaaagtaaaaacgaaTGTAATATTGTGTATAAGTGCACAGTTCGATTACTTGATGATTCCGATATTTTGGAATGTGAATTCCAG ccGTTCCATAAAGGCATTTACCTAGTCGACCACATATGCAGACAACTAGATATTAAGGAAAAGGATTATTTTGGCTTGCGTTACGTTGATCCAGGAAAGCAAAGG CATTGGCTCGACCTAGCCAAATCCATATTAAAGCAATGCAAAG ATATAGATCCAGTGCTTTTTTCCTTACGTGTAAAATTCTATCCTGCGGATCCATTTCGTCTGACTGGCAATGGCCGTATCATGCTCTTCCAGCAGTTGAAAAGAGACCTTCGACACGGTCGATTGTACTGCTCTATGGGTGAGGCAGCCGCATTGGGAGCATTAATCGTCCAGG AGGAACTTGGGGATTATGACGAGTTCATTCACATTGGCGACTACGTGTCATCACTTGACTTGGCTCTACGACAAACGGAGAATCTTGAAAAGAAGATTATCGAACTGCATAAAAAACGTAAGCCTGACCAAGATCCGTCGGTGGCTATGGATGAGTTTATGGGCATCGCACGTGGCCTAGAGACTTATGGCATTGACCCTCATCCCGTTAAGGACCATCGCGGCTCGCTGCTCTACGTTGGTATTAATCACGCCGGCATTAGCACCTATGTGGCAGGCAAACGATCGCAACATTTTCGTTGGAACGAAGTTCATAAGATTAACTTTGAGGGAAAGATGTTTATTGCACACTTGAGCTTTACGGATCAAAGTCGGGAGCCC AAAAAGCATACAATTGGATTCAAGTGTCCCTCGGGACCAGCCTGTCGCTATCTATGGAGATGCGCCATCGAGCAGATGCTTTTTTTCAC ATTACCAAATAGCCAACATGCGGCAGTTGTGTCTGGAGGCGGATTCTTTTCCTGGGGCACCAAGTTCCGATATACCGGACGAACTGAACGCGAGATATTGACTGAGAGTATTAACGCTTTACGTGAGCAGAAGATGACGTATTCAAATTCAAGCAAACGCAAGGCAAGCAGTGTGCCAGCGACTCCTTCCAGTCCGCAGGGCGACCTAGCACACATCC GCTACAGCAGTTTGCCGCGATCAACAATGTCCGAGCCTTTGGGTTGTTCCATGGCTCCGAATATTCTTATCTATGGACAGGACGTTGGTGTCAATGGCAGTCTCCAGATGCCTAGCTTAGAACCCGTTTGCGAGGAGGCGCGTCTGCGTTCGTCAAACATAGATAGACTAAACCATATGGGAACAGATCTCTCCGGTTATGCGTTCCGAGACTCTATCGAGCATTCGTCAACGGAGAGCGGACTTACGGCTAGTGGCTATGATGTTGCTGGAAAGCCGCGTGGCAATCACAACGATTCCAAGCAACACCTTTACTATTCATCCAAGCAGTACTATGCGCTGCCCAATCCCGCCTTAAATTCGAGCTCTTCCGTCGGTATTTCCAGTGGGAAACATATAGGAAAATTTTCACGCACACACTCTAACTCCAAAAGTGGcaaaaacttaagaaaattccatttattGCACGCTTTTATACCATccgttatttttgttattatcgCAATGGCCGGAACTGCGATTCTCATTATGGAATCCGAGCTGGATATTTTCGAACGCGTTCGCAACTCTCCCGAAATGCTAAGTTTGCGCTATCAGTATTATCAGCCATTAAAAGAGTTTGTTTTGGAGAAATTGGGCCGAAAAGTCTAA
- the LOC117781206 gene encoding protein limb expression 1 homolog, with product MVYPEEPFWALPMVSGLYEDRDYRVNVVEALQEFWQMKQTRGVELKNGALVIYESIPSNSQPYVCFVTLPGGSCFGSFQNCPTKAEARRSSAKIALMNSVFNEHPSRRISDEFIEKAVQDARASFKGTPQSNELPESGIGAFRFMLEANKGRTMLEFQELMTVFQLLHWNGSLKAMRERQCSRQEVVAHYSNRSLDDEMRAQMALDWIAREQENPGVLRRELVLAERELETARMAGRELRFPKEKKDILMIAHNQLGGSNLGATSIEN from the exons ATGGTTTATCCTGAAGAACCTTTTTGGGCATTGCCAATGGTATCCGGATTATATGAAGATAGAGATTATAGGG TTAATGTCGTCGAAGCACTGCAGGAGTTCTGGCAAATGAAACAGACACGAGGTGTCGAGCTCAAGAATGGAGCTCTGGTAATTTACGAATCTATTCCATCAAACAGCCAGCCTTATGTATGTTTCGTTACATTGCCCGGAGGCAGCTGCTTTGGAAGCTTCCAA AATTGTCCGACTAAGGCGGAAGCCAGAAGAAGCTCAGCTAAAATTGCTCTGATGAACTCTGTTTTCAATGAGCATCCGTCTCGTCGAATAAGCGATGAGTTTATTGAAAAGGCCGTTCAGGATGCCCGCGCTTCCTTTAAGGGAACACCCCAAAGCAATGAATTACCAGAATCTGGAATCGGTGCATTCAG ATTCATGCTGGAAGCAAATAAGGGACGAACAATGTTGGAATTTCAAGAATTGATGACCGTTTTTCAGCTCCTACATTGGAATGGATCATTGAAGGCAATGCGCGAGCGTCAGTGCTCCAGGCAGGAGGTGGTGGCCCATTATTCTAACCGAAGTCTGGATGATGAGATGCGTGCCCAAATGGCATTGGACTGGATAGCGCGTGAGCAGGAGAATCCGGGAGTACTTAGAAGAGAGTTGGTTTTGGCCGAACGCGAGCTGGAGACGGCACGCATGGCTGGCCGAGAATTACGTTTCCCCAAGGAGAAAAAGGACATATTAATGATAGCACACAATCAATTGGGTGGCAGCAACTTGGGTGCCACATCCATTGAAAACTGA
- the LOC117781207 gene encoding uncharacterized protein LOC117781207 produces MERICRVCSKRSSYLVDIFDKQESEQKELITDKKQSEELILPNENEDVIKLEKEDNPAQSWKSTEVEENDDLLRTVLWRRKSNQREY; encoded by the exons ATGGAAAGAATTTGTCGAGTGTGCTCGAAAAGATCCAGCTACCTTGTGGACATATTCGACAAGCAAGAGTCGGAGCAGAAGGAA ctgataactgataaaaaacaaagcgaaGAACTCATTCTTCCGAATGAAAACGAAGACGTAATCAAGTTGGAAAAGGAAGACAATCCTGCACAGAGTTGGAAGTCTACAGAAGTCGAGGAGAACGATGATTTGCTCAGGACAGTATTGTGGCGGAGAAAGTCTAATCAGAGGGAGTATTAA
- the LOC117779997 gene encoding ionotropic receptor 75a: MESNQFVYPIHMNSSYSLAYVLTRKNYARTSVIVDTSCDGSSSLLKEASSNRYFNKTYQWMLWGVDKNIDDLLPLDLDYVGPNAQLTYVNKTREGYCLWDVHSKGRQLKSSLKLHLIAILFNSSKELEIIQNIFELQSIKFRSQFNGLVLRGASVIDQEDILSNEQIEDILSRSTKDSGVAAFSKYHYELLSLLKDRFNFTVNFRNSRGWAGRLGNTTFRLGLLGIIMRNEADIAATGAFNRINRFAEFDTVHQSWKFDTAFLFRFTPDLDTHGKSGNFLAPFSGQVWFFTMLTLILVNFIWFLLEYINKRWNGRVKTRSSKDTLTTRSSCNWAERTLHTFGAVCQQGMDPIPTDLPSRSVVVTIFLFSVVMYNYYTSSVVGGLLSSSDQGPATVDEISASPLKISFEDIGYYKVLFRESSSPVVRQLIKRKLSSSRGPNEMGVYGHIEEAIPYLKSGGFAFHCEVVDAYPIIAELFDANEICDLREVSGLMETEIMNWIVHKNSQYTELFRTAMCNAREAGLIERILRQRQMKKPTCQSMYTVYPVTISGVTSAFFILLSGSFLSLLTLGVELLWSKWRIRNV, translated from the exons ATGGAAAGCAATCAATTTGTCTACCCGATCCATATGAACAGTTCGTATTCCCTGGCCTACGTATTAACAAGGAAGAATTACGCAAGGACTTCGGTAATCGTGGACACTAGTTGCGATGGCTCATCCAGCCTGCTCAAGGAAGCTTCATCAAATAGATATTTCAACAAGACATATCAATGGATGCTTTGGGGtgttgataaaaatattgatgATTTGCTTCCACTTGATTTAGATTACGTGGGACCAAATGCCCAATTGACCTATGTTAATAAAACTCGGGAAGGATACTGTCTATGGGATGTTCATTCTAAGGGTCGTCAATTGAAATCAtcattgaaattgcatttaatagcaatattatttaatagcaGCAAAGAACTcgaaataattcaaaatatttttgagctGCAAAGCATCAAGTTTCGTAGTCAATTCAATGGGCTGGTTCTACGAGGGGCCAGTGTT ATTGATCAAGAGGATATATTGTCAAACGAACAGATTGAAGACATTTTATCAAGGTCAACAAAGGATTCGGGAGTTGCTGCATTTAGTAAATATCATTACGAGTTGTTAAGCCTGCTCAAGGATCGCTTTAACTTTACCGTTAATTTCCGAAATTCGAGAGGTTGGGCCGGCAGATTGGGAAATACAACATTTCGACTGGGATTACTGGGAATAATAATGAGAAATGAGGCGGATATTGCAGCCACAGGTGCATTCAATCGAATCAATCGATTTGCTGAATTTGATACAGTTCATCAGAGTTGGAAATTCGATACGGCGTTTCTATTTCGATTTACGCCCGATCTCGATACTCACGGTAAAAGTGGAAATTTTCTAGCACCTTTTAGTGGACAGGTTTGGTTCTTCACCATGCTTACCTTAATTTTAGTCAACTTTATTTGGTTTCTACTTgagtacataaataaaagatgGAATGGCCGTGTCAAGACAAGATCTTCTAAAGATACATTGACAACCAGAAGTTCTTGTAATTGGGCTGAAAGAACACTTCACACCTTCGGAGCTGTCTGTCAGCAGGGAATGGATCCAATTCCAACGGATTTGCCATCCCGGTCCGTTGTTGTTACCATATTTCTATTCTCAGTGGTAATGTACAACTATTACACCTCATCAGTGGTTGGAGGTTTACTTAGTTCCTCAGATCAAGGACCAGCTACAGTCGATGAAATATCAGCCAGTCCACTGAAAATTTCCTTTGAAGATATCGGTTACTATAAAGTCTTATTTCGA GAAAGCAGCAGTCCAGTTGTGAGACAACTTATAAAGAGGAAATTATCATCATCAAGGGGACCCAATGAAATGGGTGTTTATGGTCATATAGAGGAAGCGATTCCGTACCTTAAGAGTGGCGGATTTGCATTTCACTGCGAAGTAGTTGATGCCTATCCCATCATAGCTGAACTATTTGATGCGAACGAAATTTGTGATCTCCGCGAGGTATCCGGCTTAATGGAAACGGAGATTATGAATTGGATTGTGCACAAAAATAGTCAATATACCGAATTGTTCCGAACTGC AATGTGTAACGCTCGAGAGGCTGGTTTAATCGAAAGAATTCTACGACAGCGACAAATGAAGAAGCCAACCTGTCAGTCCATGTATACCGTTTACCCAGTAACTATTTCGGGCGTTACTTCGGCATTTTTCATATTGCTAA GTGGTAGCTTTCTCTCCTTGCTAACGTTGGGCGTGGAGCTTTTGTGGTCTAAATGGAGAATCAGAAATGTGTAA